Proteins encoded by one window of Chondromyces crocatus:
- a CDS encoding glycosyltransferase has translation MARFLFVVPPFVGHLNPAASVAAALETEGHAVAWVAHPRTAAAVLPEGARIFPLDDDRADTCLLVAMDKALGATVAEDIRICWEEIFFPLARETIPVVEQAVQAFAPDVLVVDQQAHGGALVARKRGLPWASLATMPAGLTQPFLGLPELSDWYPTQLAALDREAGLSPVAVPDLSPHGVIVFSSQALVNQPAPTHVHFVGPALTHRAESAPFPFEALRPGKRVLVTLGTLNFDVSEPFYRLVTETFDGDDLQLVLVAPSDQLPRVPSNMLTRPFVPQLRLLTEMHAVVCHAGHNTTCEALALGLPLVVVPLRSDQPVVAQQVVDAGAGIRLDFHDLDPGALRTAVHRVLSEPSFREAAQRIQASFREGGGAPRAAQLLVDLARPPNSAR, from the coding sequence ATGGCGCGCTTTCTGTTCGTCGTTCCCCCTTTCGTCGGTCACCTCAACCCAGCAGCCAGCGTCGCCGCGGCGCTCGAAACCGAAGGGCACGCGGTCGCATGGGTCGCTCACCCGCGCACCGCAGCGGCCGTGCTCCCGGAGGGCGCGCGCATCTTCCCGCTCGACGACGACCGGGCCGACACCTGCCTCCTCGTGGCCATGGACAAGGCGCTCGGCGCGACTGTCGCCGAGGACATCCGTATCTGCTGGGAGGAGATCTTCTTCCCGCTCGCCCGGGAGACGATCCCCGTCGTCGAGCAGGCCGTCCAGGCCTTCGCGCCCGACGTGCTCGTCGTGGACCAGCAGGCCCATGGCGGCGCCCTCGTCGCGCGAAAGCGCGGCCTCCCATGGGCCTCCCTCGCCACCATGCCCGCGGGCCTCACGCAGCCCTTCCTGGGTCTCCCCGAGCTGTCCGACTGGTACCCGACGCAGCTCGCCGCCCTCGACCGCGAGGCCGGCCTCTCGCCCGTCGCGGTGCCCGACCTCTCCCCCCACGGCGTCATCGTCTTCTCCTCCCAGGCCCTCGTGAACCAGCCAGCGCCGACCCACGTGCACTTCGTCGGCCCCGCGCTCACCCACCGCGCCGAGAGCGCTCCGTTTCCCTTCGAGGCCCTCCGCCCGGGCAAGCGCGTTCTCGTCACCCTCGGCACGCTCAACTTCGACGTCAGCGAGCCCTTCTACCGCCTCGTCACCGAGACCTTCGACGGCGACGACCTCCAGCTCGTCCTCGTGGCCCCCTCGGACCAGCTCCCCCGCGTCCCGTCCAACATGCTCACCCGACCCTTCGTGCCGCAGCTCCGCCTCCTCACCGAGATGCACGCGGTCGTCTGCCACGCGGGGCACAACACCACCTGCGAGGCCCTCGCCCTGGGCTTGCCCCTCGTCGTGGTCCCCCTCCGCTCCGATCAGCCCGTCGTGGCGCAGCAGGTCGTCGACGCTGGCGCCGGCATCCGGCTCGACTTCCACGACCTCGATCCCGGAGCCCTCCGGACCGCCGTCCACCGCGTGCTCTCCGAACCCTCCTTCCGCGAAGCCGCGCAGCGCATCCAGGCTTCCTTCCGAGAGGGAGGCGGCGCCCCGCGCGCCGCCCAGCTGCTCGTCGACCTCGCGCGTCCCCCGAACTCGGCCCGCTAG
- a CDS encoding phosphatase PAP2 family protein: protein MLTSSTPSPPRPQILGRLLQRFPLGRLSVSVLFGLGLIFSTTLGFAWLAREVLRNEFAALDDALLLWLRDHESPRADAWMVVFTTLGGPLAITVLLVTTGLILIARRRWSEVGGVALAGLGCALLNTSLKHAFARERPALFESPFHLTSYSFPSGHAMGSLVGFGMVAFLLVRRARTVQGPVSPLLSAVTVLSTALLVLLIGLSRMYFGVHFPTDIVGGYLAGAQWLTLSILTVHSSEWWYARRSSR, encoded by the coding sequence GTGCTCACGTCTTCGACGCCTTCTCCGCCGCGCCCGCAGATCCTCGGTCGCCTTCTCCAGCGCTTCCCCCTGGGTCGGCTCAGCGTCTCCGTGCTCTTCGGCCTCGGGCTCATCTTCAGCACGACGCTCGGCTTTGCATGGCTCGCGCGCGAGGTGCTCCGGAACGAGTTTGCCGCTCTGGACGACGCGCTGCTCCTCTGGCTCCGTGACCACGAGAGTCCTCGGGCCGACGCCTGGATGGTTGTCTTCACCACGCTGGGCGGTCCGCTCGCGATCACCGTCCTGCTCGTCACCACGGGCCTCATCCTGATCGCCCGTCGGCGCTGGAGCGAGGTGGGGGGCGTCGCCCTCGCCGGTCTCGGCTGCGCTCTCTTGAACACCAGCCTCAAGCACGCTTTCGCGCGCGAGCGACCCGCGCTCTTCGAGAGCCCGTTTCATCTCACCAGCTACAGCTTCCCGAGTGGTCATGCCATGGGTTCGCTGGTGGGCTTCGGCATGGTGGCGTTCCTGCTCGTCCGCCGCGCCCGCACGGTGCAAGGACCCGTTTCGCCGTTGCTGTCGGCCGTGACCGTGCTGTCGACGGCTCTTCTCGTGCTGCTCATCGGCCTCTCCCGCATGTACTTCGGCGTCCATTTCCCCACGGACATCGTCGGTGGCTACCTGGCGGGGGCCCAGTGGTTGACGCTGTCCATCCTCACCGTCCACTCGTCCGAGTGGTGGTACGCGCGCCGGTCGTCGCGCTGA
- a CDS encoding TIGR02270 family protein, whose translation MLRSIEEEVCEEHARQATFLWLLRDAAVRDVAYDLTDLAELDDRLEAHLDGLRLAGELGWEACAALLDEPEGGEIFAAALLAVERWDLRGVARVLDLGAGAPDLARGFASALGWTPVARVQRLLPGLLAGRCPPALHWLGISACAAHRLDPGPPLGYALLSDQPTLRARALRLAGELGRVNLLPEILQAFTAESEVVRFWAVWSAALLGEPSAAQPLWRFATQGGRHAERAVDLAMRRMDPAVATTWLYSLANTSPDIRVVLSAAGALGDPVMIPWLLERTAHPATARLAGGAITRITGVDLTEEKLDRKPPEGAQSGPSDDPDDEDVSLDPEESLPWPDPAALTGWWRTRATDFKRGTRYLLGHPMAPEHLERVLRDGAQPARAAAAMELSLRDRGRPLFEVRAPGLVQARALAAAR comes from the coding sequence GTGCTGAGATCCATCGAGGAAGAAGTCTGCGAAGAGCACGCGCGCCAGGCGACGTTTCTGTGGCTGCTCCGCGACGCCGCGGTCCGCGACGTCGCCTACGACCTCACCGATCTCGCCGAGCTCGACGACCGCCTGGAAGCCCACCTCGACGGCCTCCGCCTCGCGGGGGAGCTCGGCTGGGAGGCCTGCGCGGCGCTCCTCGACGAGCCCGAAGGAGGCGAGATCTTCGCGGCCGCCCTCCTCGCCGTCGAGCGCTGGGATCTGCGCGGCGTCGCCCGCGTCCTCGACCTCGGCGCAGGCGCGCCCGATCTCGCCCGGGGCTTCGCTTCGGCGCTCGGCTGGACGCCGGTCGCCCGCGTCCAGCGCCTGCTCCCCGGCCTCCTCGCCGGCCGATGCCCCCCCGCCTTGCACTGGCTGGGCATCTCCGCCTGCGCGGCCCACCGGCTCGATCCAGGGCCGCCGCTCGGGTACGCACTCCTCTCCGATCAGCCCACCCTGCGCGCCCGCGCCCTTCGCCTCGCCGGCGAGCTGGGGCGCGTGAACCTCCTCCCCGAGATCCTCCAGGCCTTCACCGCCGAAAGCGAGGTCGTCCGCTTCTGGGCCGTCTGGTCGGCGGCGCTCCTCGGGGAGCCCTCCGCTGCGCAGCCCCTCTGGCGCTTCGCCACCCAGGGCGGTCGCCATGCCGAGCGCGCCGTCGACCTCGCCATGCGCCGCATGGATCCTGCCGTGGCCACCACCTGGCTCTACTCCCTCGCCAACACCTCGCCCGACATCCGCGTGGTCCTCTCCGCCGCGGGCGCCCTTGGCGATCCGGTCATGATCCCCTGGCTCCTCGAACGGACGGCCCATCCAGCGACCGCCCGCCTCGCTGGCGGCGCCATCACCCGGATCACCGGGGTGGATCTCACCGAAGAGAAGCTCGACCGGAAGCCCCCTGAAGGCGCCCAGTCCGGCCCCAGCGACGACCCCGACGACGAGGACGTCTCCCTCGATCCCGAAGAGAGCCTCCCGTGGCCCGACCCGGCCGCCCTCACCGGCTGGTGGCGCACCCGCGCAACCGATTTCAAGCGAGGCACCCGCTACCTGCTCGGCCACCCCATGGCCCCGGAGCACCTCGAGCGCGTCCTCCGCGACGGCGCCCAGCCAGCGCGCGCCGCGGCCGCCATGGAGCTGTCCTTGCGCGACCGTGGCCGCCCCCTCTTCGAAGTCCGCGCACCAGGCCTCGTGCAAGCGCGCGCCCTCGCCGCCGCCCGCTGA
- a CDS encoding alpha/beta fold hydrolase — protein MGRTFIAPRDAIELRLSRLWGERRGLQRVDVRAPLADLGGGLEEASRLRAEVLAQFGVALSPPAELLGVSIEALGIAVRARSERPSWVPLVTFQPAGRRPPLFFVPGGDGNVFNFQALAHHLGPEQPFHGLQARGMYGELPPHESVEAMASDYLDEVLAARAEGPYLLAGHCFGAIVAFEMALELQRRGEQVALVAALDALAPAPFAQMDTAFLEDEVSFYEFIASGFRHWFDKGISVRAQDFAALPQERHLDHFMEQAKRFGAFPPDTGGVRMVEMLRLFRLCTGMRYEPKEMYRGTFAFFHAMESDFCSSPTGGWEQLVSGRFVARAVPGHHVSMVTEPHVEALAAQLGACIAEVTGSAALAGAQIEEVSSGV, from the coding sequence ATGGGAAGGACGTTCATTGCGCCGCGAGACGCCATCGAGCTGCGGCTTTCGCGGCTCTGGGGAGAACGGAGGGGCCTCCAGCGGGTGGACGTGAGGGCGCCCCTGGCCGACCTCGGCGGGGGGCTCGAGGAGGCGTCTCGGCTCCGCGCGGAGGTTCTGGCGCAGTTCGGGGTGGCGCTGTCACCACCAGCGGAGCTGCTGGGCGTGTCGATCGAGGCCCTCGGCATCGCCGTGCGCGCGCGGTCGGAGCGCCCGAGCTGGGTGCCGCTGGTGACGTTCCAGCCCGCAGGCCGGAGACCGCCGCTGTTCTTCGTGCCTGGCGGCGACGGCAATGTCTTCAATTTCCAGGCGCTGGCGCACCACCTCGGGCCGGAGCAGCCGTTTCATGGGCTGCAAGCGCGAGGGATGTACGGGGAGCTGCCGCCTCACGAGTCGGTGGAGGCCATGGCGTCGGACTACCTCGACGAGGTGCTGGCGGCGCGAGCGGAGGGGCCGTACCTGCTCGCTGGGCACTGCTTCGGCGCCATCGTCGCCTTCGAGATGGCGCTGGAGCTGCAACGACGGGGCGAGCAGGTGGCGCTGGTCGCAGCGCTGGACGCGCTGGCGCCAGCGCCCTTCGCGCAGATGGACACGGCCTTCCTGGAGGACGAGGTGAGCTTTTACGAGTTCATCGCGAGCGGCTTCAGGCACTGGTTCGACAAGGGGATCTCTGTCCGGGCGCAGGACTTCGCCGCGCTTCCGCAGGAGCGACACCTCGACCATTTCATGGAGCAGGCGAAGCGGTTCGGCGCCTTCCCTCCGGACACGGGCGGGGTGCGCATGGTCGAGATGCTGCGGCTGTTCCGGCTCTGCACGGGGATGCGTTACGAGCCGAAGGAGATGTACCGCGGCACGTTCGCCTTCTTCCACGCGATGGAGTCGGACTTCTGCAGCAGCCCCACGGGCGGCTGGGAGCAACTGGTCTCGGGGCGGTTCGTGGCGCGCGCGGTGCCCGGGCACCACGTGTCGATGGTGACGGAACCTCATGTCGAGGCCCTCGCGGCGCAGCTCGGGGCGTGCATCGCGGAGGTGACAGGGAGCGCCGCCCTCGCGGGGGCGCAGATCGAGGAGGTATCCTCTGGCGTTTGA
- a CDS encoding type VI secretion system Vgr family protein translates to MHTFKIDGLDDELRVVRFDGHEGLSQLYEFEITFAAGNDLALSDLVGRPALLTFRVGEEPRHVHGLLASVEQGDEGKRLTSYRAVLVPEVWRLRHRRDSRIFQDLSVPDILQKVLDGARLGSGYRLSLSGSYAPRLYCVQYRESDWDFLSRLMEEEGITTWFEHSDGEHVLMITDHPAAHPPIPGQSTLVFRPPLGALVAGEHVSRLHIAERVRPGKVTLRDFNFKKPNLLLEGAEQASLDDDLEIYDYPGVYEEPGPGRAYAKIRLEEFQVARRSGDGESACPRFAPGHRFTLAEHARDDVNTEYLLVRVDHHGAEPNFEQAGGGAPYGNRFHLIPAEIPFRPARVTPRPTVRGVQTAIVTGPSGEEIYTDEHGRIKVQFHWDRTGKKDEKSSCWIRVSQPWAGGAWGAVFLPRIGHEVVVDFIEGDPDRPLVVGSVYHGANVPPYPLPAEKTKSTIKSNSSKGGGGFNELRFEDKKGQEEIFLHGQKDWNILIENDKAERVVHDETLLVGHDRDKRVDNDESESIGGHKFIEVARTHTESVGEDASITIGGNLTEGVAKNHVEAIAGSQSVNVGDGQDTTVGQSMSLSVGQSMSISVGDSKSESVGASSSETVAKSKSTSVDENYAITVSKDMTVTIGKNAKDEVGEKKTLIVGKELAIQVGDAQIVIKKNGDITVQGKNITVKGKGPIQVQGKKIEVKSDGDVDVKASGKVKVKGSNVGLN, encoded by the coding sequence ATGCACACCTTCAAGATTGATGGCCTCGACGACGAGCTTCGCGTGGTGCGTTTCGACGGCCACGAAGGCCTCTCCCAGCTCTACGAGTTCGAGATCACCTTCGCCGCGGGCAATGACCTCGCCCTGAGCGATCTGGTGGGCAGACCGGCCCTGCTCACCTTCCGCGTCGGCGAGGAGCCTCGGCACGTGCATGGCCTGCTCGCCTCCGTCGAGCAGGGCGACGAAGGCAAGCGGCTCACCTCCTACCGCGCCGTCCTGGTCCCCGAGGTCTGGCGCCTCCGGCACCGGCGCGACAGCCGCATCTTCCAGGACCTCTCGGTCCCCGACATCCTCCAGAAGGTCCTCGACGGCGCGCGCCTCGGCAGCGGCTACCGCCTCTCTCTGAGCGGCTCGTACGCCCCACGCCTCTACTGCGTGCAGTACCGCGAATCGGACTGGGACTTCCTGAGCCGCCTCATGGAAGAAGAGGGCATCACCACCTGGTTCGAGCACAGCGACGGCGAGCACGTCCTGATGATCACGGACCACCCCGCCGCGCATCCCCCGATCCCCGGGCAATCCACCCTCGTCTTCCGACCTCCGCTCGGTGCCCTCGTCGCAGGCGAGCACGTCTCTCGCCTTCACATCGCCGAGCGCGTCCGACCCGGCAAGGTCACCCTGCGCGACTTCAACTTCAAGAAGCCGAACCTCCTCCTCGAAGGCGCCGAGCAAGCTTCTCTGGATGACGATCTGGAGATCTACGATTACCCCGGCGTGTACGAGGAGCCCGGTCCGGGCCGCGCCTACGCCAAGATCCGCCTCGAGGAGTTCCAGGTCGCGCGCCGCAGTGGCGACGGCGAGAGCGCCTGTCCTCGCTTCGCCCCGGGCCACCGCTTCACCCTCGCCGAGCACGCGCGCGACGACGTCAACACCGAGTACCTCCTCGTCCGTGTCGACCACCACGGCGCCGAGCCCAACTTCGAGCAGGCAGGCGGAGGGGCTCCCTACGGCAACCGCTTTCACCTCATCCCCGCAGAGATCCCCTTTCGCCCAGCGCGTGTCACCCCTCGCCCCACCGTGAGGGGTGTGCAGACCGCCATCGTCACCGGCCCTTCGGGCGAGGAGATCTACACCGACGAGCACGGCCGCATCAAAGTGCAGTTCCACTGGGATCGCACTGGCAAGAAAGACGAGAAGAGTTCCTGCTGGATCCGCGTCTCCCAGCCCTGGGCGGGCGGCGCCTGGGGAGCCGTCTTTCTCCCCCGCATCGGCCATGAGGTCGTCGTCGATTTCATCGAGGGCGATCCGGATCGGCCCCTCGTCGTCGGCAGCGTCTACCACGGCGCCAATGTGCCGCCTTACCCCCTGCCCGCCGAGAAGACCAAGAGCACGATCAAGTCGAACAGCTCGAAGGGGGGCGGCGGCTTCAACGAGCTGCGGTTCGAGGACAAGAAGGGGCAGGAGGAGATCTTCCTGCATGGCCAGAAGGACTGGAACATCCTCATCGAGAACGACAAGGCCGAGAGGGTCGTGCACGACGAGACGCTCCTCGTCGGTCATGACCGCGACAAGCGCGTCGACAACGACGAGAGCGAGTCCATCGGGGGCCACAAGTTCATCGAGGTCGCCAGGACCCATACCGAGTCCGTCGGCGAGGACGCGAGCATCACCATCGGCGGGAACCTGACCGAGGGCGTCGCCAAGAACCATGTCGAGGCGATCGCGGGGAGCCAGTCGGTGAACGTGGGCGACGGACAGGACACGACCGTCGGCCAGTCGATGTCACTCTCGGTGGGCCAGTCGATGTCCATCTCGGTCGGCGACAGCAAGAGCGAGAGCGTCGGCGCGTCCAGCTCCGAGACCGTCGCGAAGAGCAAATCGACCAGCGTCGACGAGAACTACGCGATCACCGTGTCCAAGGACATGACGGTCACCATCGGCAAGAACGCCAAGGACGAGGTGGGCGAGAAGAAGACGCTCATCGTCGGCAAGGAACTCGCCATCCAGGTCGGCGACGCGCAGATCGTGATCAAGAAGAACGGCGACATCACCGTGCAGGGCAAGAACATCACCGTGAAAGGCAAGGGCCCCATCCAGGTGCAGGGCAAGAAGATCGAGGTGAAGTCCGACGGCGATGTCGACGTCAAGGCCTCGGGCAAGGTGAAGGTGAAGGGGAGCAACGTCGGCTTGAACTGA
- a CDS encoding HAD family hydrolase, whose translation MLVPAAVVFDLDGTLIDSRGDIVAAVNHALSATGRRPLPAQLIVRFIGDGARALCARTAGLPEASDEVEPLLSEFIAYYRTHPVEFTRWMPGAQEALEQIADWDDLTVALCTNKPRQVTESVLSALGVRSRFRAIIAEGDVSERKPSPMPLQWIARVLGMETTRLVMVGDGPQDIESARRAGARSVGLLNGYAPRERLAEAKPDVLIPTLFELRDVLRRWRDVTVRLSSVAR comes from the coding sequence ATGTTGGTCCCCGCTGCGGTGGTCTTCGACCTCGACGGTACCCTGATTGACAGCCGCGGAGACATTGTCGCGGCGGTAAATCACGCCCTGAGCGCCACGGGGAGGCGACCTCTCCCCGCCCAGCTCATCGTGCGATTCATCGGGGATGGTGCGCGCGCCCTGTGCGCCCGGACCGCGGGACTCCCGGAGGCCTCCGACGAGGTCGAGCCGCTCCTGTCCGAGTTCATCGCCTACTACCGCACCCACCCCGTGGAGTTCACCCGCTGGATGCCAGGCGCGCAGGAAGCGCTCGAGCAGATCGCCGACTGGGACGATCTCACCGTCGCCCTCTGCACGAACAAGCCGCGGCAGGTCACGGAGTCCGTCCTTTCGGCGCTCGGCGTGCGCTCGCGCTTTCGCGCGATCATCGCCGAGGGTGACGTCAGCGAGCGCAAACCGTCTCCGATGCCCCTGCAGTGGATCGCGCGGGTGCTCGGCATGGAAACGACGCGCCTCGTGATGGTTGGTGATGGCCCGCAGGACATCGAGAGCGCGCGCCGCGCCGGGGCCCGCTCCGTGGGGTTGCTCAACGGGTACGCCCCGAGGGAGCGACTCGCCGAGGCCAAGCCCGACGTCCTGATCCCCACGCTCTTCGAGCTACGCGACGTCCTCCGTCGCTGGCGTGACGTCACCGTCCGCCTGAGCAGCGTCGCGCGCTGA
- a CDS encoding adenylosuccinate synthase, which translates to MTAIVVVGAQWGDEGKGKVVDLYTESADLVVRYAGGPNAGHTLVVGDEKIIVRLIPSGVLRPRARCVMAQGMVIDPGVLVSEIDALEARGHSTQDRLFVSDRAHLILPFHPLIDSLRESAASDGQRIGTTKRGIGPCYEDKAARRGVRAGDLRDLKRLASLVERTLDTWAPTIRALGGVPPTQGAVLADLEPLAARILPLITDTSALVDAAIHKGERIILEGAQGTLLDIDHGTYPFVTSSSAVAGGACVGAGIGPTRIKRVVGLAKAYCTRVGEGPFPTELHDATGERIRKMGGEFGSVTGRPRRTGWLDLPALRYAARVNGLDGIALTKLDVLTGVSDLTVCVAYETPAGQTLDFPIDELATARPVYKRLTPWTESIEGARSLRDLPAAARDYIDLIEKEAGVPIDVVSVGPERDATIVLRAPFG; encoded by the coding sequence ATGACCGCCATCGTCGTCGTGGGTGCGCAGTGGGGTGATGAAGGGAAGGGCAAGGTCGTCGACCTGTATACCGAGAGCGCCGATCTCGTCGTGCGCTACGCGGGAGGTCCCAACGCAGGCCATACGCTCGTCGTGGGCGACGAGAAGATCATCGTTCGGCTGATCCCGAGCGGTGTGCTCCGCCCTCGCGCGCGCTGTGTGATGGCCCAGGGCATGGTCATCGACCCAGGCGTGCTCGTCTCCGAGATCGACGCCCTCGAGGCCCGCGGCCACTCGACGCAGGACCGCCTCTTCGTCTCTGACAGGGCCCATCTTATCCTGCCGTTCCACCCGCTCATCGACAGCCTTCGCGAGTCCGCCGCCTCCGACGGCCAGCGCATCGGGACCACGAAGCGCGGCATCGGCCCTTGCTACGAAGACAAGGCGGCGCGCCGTGGCGTCCGTGCCGGCGACCTGCGCGATCTGAAGCGGCTCGCCTCTCTCGTGGAGCGCACCCTCGACACCTGGGCGCCCACCATCCGCGCCCTTGGGGGTGTCCCACCCACCCAAGGCGCCGTGCTCGCCGACCTCGAGCCCCTCGCGGCCCGCATCCTCCCCCTCATCACCGACACCTCGGCGCTCGTCGACGCCGCCATCCACAAGGGCGAACGGATCATCCTCGAAGGCGCGCAGGGCACCCTGCTCGACATCGACCACGGCACCTACCCGTTCGTCACCTCGTCCTCGGCCGTCGCTGGCGGCGCATGCGTCGGCGCCGGCATCGGCCCCACCCGCATCAAGCGCGTCGTCGGCCTTGCCAAGGCGTACTGCACCCGCGTCGGTGAGGGACCCTTCCCGACGGAGCTGCACGATGCCACCGGAGAGCGCATCCGCAAGATGGGTGGCGAGTTCGGATCGGTCACGGGCCGCCCGCGCCGCACCGGCTGGCTGGACCTCCCCGCCCTCCGCTACGCCGCCCGCGTCAACGGCCTCGACGGCATCGCCTTGACCAAGCTCGACGTGCTCACCGGCGTCTCTGATCTGACCGTCTGCGTCGCTTACGAGACCCCCGCTGGCCAGACCCTCGACTTCCCCATCGACGAACTCGCCACCGCGCGCCCAGTGTACAAACGCCTCACCCCCTGGACCGAGTCCATCGAGGGCGCGCGCTCCCTGCGCGACCTGCCCGCAGCGGCGCGTGACTACATCGACCTCATCGAGAAAGAAGCCGGCGTCCCCATCGATGTCGTCTCGGTCGGGCCGGAGCGCGACGCCACCATCGTGCTCCGCGCGCCCTTCGGCTGA
- a CDS encoding RNA polymerase sigma factor, producing MTSGGVPTCAASVGAKSGRTDPTPLRALPAGVLADVIRRAQTGNRQALDELTRLIRPQVERQLARYPVSDEDRLDLVQSTLLQVVRTLGSFRGDSSFTTWLFRVTANEALMLMRSQRRQRARVVEGLDFEELGVLPTVRSITSEDDAASLAEREAHVREALGELPEDYRDVVMAHYHEDLGLQEIARKLAVSESAVRSRLHRARVRLRAILSQSPAGREIAAELAA from the coding sequence ATGACGAGTGGGGGCGTTCCGACGTGTGCAGCAAGTGTAGGCGCGAAGTCGGGTCGGACCGACCCGACGCCGCTCCGGGCGCTGCCAGCCGGGGTCCTCGCCGACGTGATCCGTCGTGCACAGACCGGCAACCGGCAAGCCCTGGATGAGCTGACGCGGCTGATCCGGCCGCAGGTGGAGCGGCAGCTCGCGCGCTACCCGGTCTCGGACGAGGACAGGCTCGATCTGGTGCAGTCCACGTTGCTCCAGGTGGTGCGTACGCTCGGGTCGTTCCGGGGAGATTCGAGCTTCACCACGTGGCTCTTTCGCGTGACGGCCAACGAGGCGCTGATGCTGATGCGCTCGCAGCGACGGCAGCGAGCGAGGGTGGTCGAGGGGCTCGACTTCGAAGAACTCGGCGTGCTCCCGACGGTCCGGAGCATCACCAGCGAAGACGACGCCGCGTCGCTCGCCGAGCGAGAAGCGCACGTTCGTGAGGCGCTGGGCGAGCTGCCCGAGGACTACCGGGACGTGGTGATGGCCCACTACCACGAAGATCTGGGCCTGCAGGAGATCGCGCGAAAGCTGGCGGTGAGCGAGAGCGCCGTGCGTTCGCGGCTGCACCGGGCGCGTGTGCGGCTCCGCGCCATCCTGAGCCAGAGCCCTGCGGGCCGCGAGATCGCCGCGGAGCTGGCGGCGTAA